GTGGGGCTCAAACTGTCTGTGTCACATGACTTGCAGCATTGCCGCTTACAGTTTACAAGGCAGGACAAAGTAACTAGCCTCCTCAGCACTTTTATCCCCTTTACAAATACTTTAGTGCTTTAAAGGAAGGAAATGGGCCCCAGTGGAACTTGGTGGACTTGGCTGAGTCATGATTTAGAATTTCAACATCAAGAGCTGTAGAGAAAGTTATCCCTAAAGGAAGCACTATTTATGCACGCCTTTTGATTCATCTGgtatcttttcttttcctctgaaTAATTGGCAACAACATTAGGGGCACTTGCGCAATCAGAATTTCTGCTCCTGTAAAACAAATGGATTGACATGCAACTATTAAATGAATGCCAtgcatatttgtttgtgtctgcATGACAACAACGTGGTGCAGAGGAGGTGGCCAAGCTGCAGAAGCATCTGGCCCTGCTGCGGCAGGAGTACGTGAAGATGCAGCAGAAGCTGGCTGACACGGAGCGACGCTGCGCCGTCCTTGCTGCTCAGGTGTCGGTCCAAGGCCCAACCAGCCCAGCATCTGCGGACACTTTTATTAGCCGTCTTCTGGACATTGTGTCGGACCTGTATCAGCAGGAACAATACAGGTGGGCGTCTTGTTTTACGGAAGAGAATACTTTCATTTCATGGTTctgttctttatttttgcacCGGCAGTGATTTGAGAGTGAAAATTGCGGGGAGTCAGCTCAGTGCCCATAAGTTTGTGCTGGCTGCACGCAGTGATGTTTGGAGTCTCGCCAATATGGCCGCCACCTCAGAACTGGACCTGTCTGGTAAGTGACTGTTGATATGGCTTTGCCGTTATAAAGCCGTGGACAGTCCCCTCAACTCATGACATGTTTGCAGACTGCAAAGCCGAGGTTGCTACGGCAATGTTGCGCTGGGCATACACGGACGACTTGGAGCTCAGTGAAGATGATGCATTTCTTATCGACTTGATGAAGTTGGCCAACCGCTTTCAGCTTCAGATGCTCAGAGAAAGGTCAGCGGGTTTTCCGTTTACAACGTTGTGAAGAGTGCAACAAACAAATTTGGGCAGTGGTACTTGAATATGGAAATAGTAGCCATGCTTAATTTTTCATCtgattgttttgtatttccggatgttttttttttttttttttgcaattatgACGACTGCATCATTCATTTAGTTTACGTTACTGCCTTTGTACACACATTAGATCTTTCACTTTGCATATGTGACATAGCCACCTGACGCTATATTGGCTTCCTGTGCATCGGGTGGGTCAGGTGCGAAAAAGGTGTCATGTCATCGGTGAACGTCAGGAACTGCATTCGCTTCTACCAAACGGCCGAGGAGCTGAACGCCACGACTCTAATGAACTACTGTGGAGAGATCATAGCTAGTCACTGGGTGAGTTCCTTCTTTTAAAACTGTGATTTTGTTCCAGCAGTACTCTAATTAATTCCTCGTCTTTTCTAGGATGATCTCAGAAAAGAAGATTTCAGCACCATGAGTGCTCAACTTTTGTACAAGATGATCAAGTCTAAAACGGACTATCCTCTCCACAAAGCCATCAAAGTTGAGCGAGAGGATGTGGTGTTCCTCTATCTCATTGAGATGGACGCTCAGGTCCGTTGCCATCTTCTAATCCATGCTAAGCTTTTAATAACTCTTGACTTTTGTGAGCTGAACGaaacatttatatattttttcttgttaGTTGCCAGGCAAGCTGAATGAACTGGACAACAACGGCGATCTGGCTCTCGACCTGGCACTGCATCGAAAATTGGAAAGTATCGCCACCACTTTAGTTAACAACAAAGCTGATGTGGATATGGTGGATCAGAGTGGATGGAGTCTTCTGCATAAAGCCATCCAAAGAGGTGTGAAGTTTACTCCGGCGTCTTTATAACAGTTGCGGCGTTCCAAATGACCTCCGCGTAAGCTTTGCTTGTCATACTCTCCTTCCAGGTGATGAATTCGCCTCCGTCTTCCTAATTCGTCACGCCGCTCAGGTCAACGCCGCCACTGTGGGAGCGGTGGAAACGCCTCTTCACCTCGTCTGTTCTTTTAGCCCCAAGAAACACTCGACCGAAGTGATGAGTGGCATGGCGCAGATTGCGGAGGCTCTGCTCAAGTCCGGCGCCAATCCCAACATGCAAAACAGCAAGGGCAGGTTGgtcacattctttttttgagGAAATTTGGCAAACTATCATTGCACAagactgacatttttgtttttggctttGTTAGAACTCCCTTGCATGAAGCTGTGTCTTCGGGGAACGAGCCAGTGTTCAACCAGCTGCTCCAATGCAAACAGTGAGTTCCTCTCGACTTCCAACTTGAATACTTGGCTTGATTTCGACTTGCAACGATTAAACTGTCCCCCTTTAGGCTCGACCTGGAACTGAAAGACCACGAGGGCAGCACGGCTTTGTGGTTGGCTTTGCAGTATATCACCGTGTCCGCTGACACCTCTGTAAATCCATTTGAGGATGATGCGCCAGTTGAGAACGGCACCTCATTTGACGAGAACAGTTTTGCGGCGCAGTTAATCCAGAGAGGGAGTAATCCCGATGCGCCCGACACATCAACAGGTGTGCATTGATTTTCTCCTTTCGTTGTCttgtaatttgtcattttcattgcttttcatatttttgcttCTACAGGAAACTGCCTGATGCAGAGAGCAGCTTGTGCGGCCAATGAGGCAGCTGCTCTTTTCTTAGCCACTCACGGGGCTAAAGTCAACCATATTAACAAATGGGTGCGTACGACATGTTATGTGGAATCGCAGTATCgcaaatatttttagataTCATATCGTTGGCCGAATAATAGACTGACAATTAGGGGCTTGGGTTTCGAACATGAGCTGAAAATGGATTTGATGTCCTCTCAGGGGGAAAGCCCTCTTCACACAGCCTGCCGCTTTGGCCTTGCAAGCCTGACGGCGGAGCTGCTCCAGCAGGGTGCAAACCCCAACCTGCAGACCCTCAAGTCTCTGCCTGATGACACCCTTGGTGTGGCTGCACAGACCCCTCTTCATATGGCCATTGCTCATAACCATCCAGACGTGGTCTCTGTTATCCTCGAGCAAAAAGGTCGGCGATTTTCCACACTTAAATGCAAGAGGAACATGTTTGAGTGGattaatcgttttttttttcggtttttttcccttctttgtCTGTGTTGCAGCAAATGCAATTCATGCCTCCAATAATTTCCAGATCATTCCAGACTTCAGTCTCAAAGACTCCATGGACCAAACTGTTTTGGGCTTGGCCCTCTGGACAGGTACATCATGAGAGCGCAATTATAACAGAACGTTTTATGAGTGGCCTGTTTTTTATGCATATGTTGACTGTGCACCGCATTTaatttgtgatgttttaaaTTGGTCATTCTGCCCCTGTTAGGTATGCACACCATCGCAGCTCAGCTTCTGGGCTCCGGAGCGTCTATCAATGACACCATGTCCAGTGGACAAACCCTACTTCACATGGCCATCCAAAGACAGGACAGCAAGAGCGCCCTGTTTCTTCTTGAGCACCAGGCAGACATCAATATTAGGTAACTACTTCATCATCAAGTGTTTGTGACGCTTTGACTTTCATctactttttcattttcctttcgGACGCGTCGCGGTTTATCAAAGATTCCTGGCCAGCTAAATGTTTTAGTAgggtatttttaaaaataaatgttttcttcgTGTGGCTATTAGGACCCAGGAAGGCCAAACAGCACTGCAGTTGGCCATCAGTAATCAGTTGCCACTGGTGGTTGACGCTATATGCACAAGAGGAGCTGACATGTCTGTGGTGGATGACAAAGGGGACCCTCCCTTATGGCTTGCTCTGGAGAATGGCATGGAGGATATTGCATCCACGCTGGtgagacattaaaaaaaagaaagatgcatTTCATCCAAGTTATTCCACACGTATTGTGGTTACACGGAGAAAAGGTTTGTCATTGTAATATTCTCCTTGTCGCTTCCTCCAAGGTTCGTCATGGCTGCGATGCGACATGTTGGAGCAAAGGCCCCTCTGGCTGCCAACAGACCCTCTTGCACCGAGCCGTTGATGAGAACAATGAGGTCACAGCTTGCTTTCTCATCCGAAGGTCTGAAACCACATTACTTTAATTCAGTGCTTGGGCTGCAGTGCAAATATACCCaagcaagataaaaaaaaaaatgtgcctttACAAAGATATGTAATTATGGCACAGGGGGAGTGATGCATATTCTGTCTATtatcatttttgcaaaaactcaATGCATTACTGTAGGATCTCATTCGAAACACTGTGCCCTAGTGGTGGGTTGTCTGCCTTGCAGTTCtgaattcccccccccccttaaccATGATTCATTGTATCATGTCTGCGTAGTGGTTGCGACGTCAACAGCCCGAGGCGGCCAGGCCCAAATggggaaggagaagaagaagccagAGACGGGCAAATGCCTCTCCACCTAGCAAGCAGTTGGGGACTGGAGGAGGTGGTACAGTGCCTTCTAGAATTTGGAGCTAATGTTAATACGCAGGTCAGTCTCATCACAGCTGCAGCAACTTTGACTACTTGTAGATATTTATTCACAACATTGGCTctctcgctttttttttttttccttccaggaTGCAGAGGGTAGAACGCCTATCCACGCTGCCATTAGTAACCAGCACAGCGTAATCATCCAACTCCTGATTTCCCATCCGGATATCCGTCTTAACATACGCGACCGGCAAGGAATGACACCATTTGCCTGTGCCATgacgcacaaaaacaacaaagcagcAGAAGCCATCCTCAAAAGGGAGCCAGGTGCCGCTGAACAGGTGAGGAACGAGAACCGCAGGAGAAACCCCCAACGTTTGTCTCTCGTGACCTCGAACTTTTTGCATCTCTCCAGGTTGATAATAAAGGGCGTAATTTCCTCCACGTGGCTGTGCAGAATTCCGATATCGAAAGTGTCCTTTTCCTCATAAGTGTCCAAGCTAACGTGAACTCCAGGGTTCAGGATGCCGCTAAGCTCACCCCACTTCACTTGGCCGTGCAAGCTGGATCTGAGATCATTGTTCGAAACTTGGTATAACCTacgttcccttttttttttttgctcttgttttattttcattcaatttgccctgtaatatttttgttagACTGAACATTTTCCAATCgagcatttttctttcccatgTGACTCACCAGCTGCTTGCCGGGGCCCAAGTAAATGAGTTAACCAAACATCGGCAGACTGCCCTGCATTTAGCCGCTCAACAGGATTTGGCCACCATTTGCTCCGTGCTGTTGGAGAACGGCATTGACTTTGCTGCTGAGGATGAGAATGGCAATAACGGTAAATTTCATTTCTGGAACTCACTTCAGATTTAATGGATATTATCTGTTcccgttttattttgttatgggTTGATACTATTGGTATATATAAGTACCGCAGCTTGTGATTGTCTGACATAAAATTGGGCTTTTACCAACCTATCACGTCATCTTATCTTCACTGTGTACAAAACCAGCTTAACAGTTTTGCTGAGGAATTATTTTTGCAGCGTTTCGCTCACAAAAACTGTTTTCCTGTTGCATCCGCAGCTCTTCATCTGGCAGTGATGCATGGCCGCCTTAACAATATCAGATCCCTTCTCACAGAGTCCAACGTCGATGCTGAGGCCTTCAATCTCAGGTACATTTCACCttttgaggctttttttttgtaaatgacaaaagaTTTTGCAGGACATTgaattaattgttttattgGCTTATTGAAATAATTCAGGGGTCAGTCACCAATGCACGTTTTAGGCCACTATGGTAAAGAAAACGCCGCTGCCATTTTTGAATTGTTTCTGGAGTGTATGCCCGAATACCCTTTGGACAAACCAGATAATGAAGGGAACACAGGTacttgaaaatgcatttttttttttcttgttatttGTAGAGCAACTCCATACTTTGAATGACACCGatatatcatttttatttacagtttTGCTCCTGGCCTATATGAAAGGGAATGCTAACCTGTGCCGTGCTATTGTGAGGGCTGGTGCTCGCCTGGGCATCAATAATAATCAGAGCATTAACATTTTCAACTACCAAGTAGCAACAAAACAGCTGCTTTTTCGCCTTCTTGGTAAGCAGATGGGGGTTTTTTTGTATTGCCCAGTGCTTTTTGGTCAATTCAAACAATGTATTAGCTAAAATTCTCAAATTAATTTTCCTTAAAGAAAcgattttttattatttttttccctggtTAGATATGCTGTCCAAAGAGCCCCCTTGGTGTGATGGATCCAACTGCTACGAGTGTGTTGCCAAGTTTGGAGTCACAACAAGGAAACATCACTGGTTCGTACCTTGACCTTTCTGCAATATTTTTCCTGTCCGTGTTGTGCTTCATTATGAATCCTGTCTCTGCAGCCGTCATTGCGGGCGCCTCTTGTGCCACAAGTGCTCTATCAAGGAGATCCCCATCATCAAGTTTGACTTGAACAAGCCGGTGAGGGTGTGTGACATCTGCTTCGATGTACTAACTCTGGGTGGAGTGTCATAATGCAGCGGCCCGGATATTCCCCACCTACTAATAATGTTCATCGGGTCGGGGTCCGACTTAGTTACTGGGCACATCATAAGGGACAGCAGGAGCAGGACAAACTAACGAGATTGGACAATTCTGGGCCGTCGTCTTTATATTATGCCAGTCTTGTGAAAAAGCATTTGAGACgtttcttcattttgttgtcGATCAAAGatataaatgaatagaaaGCAGTTTAGTGACTGCTGGACTGAGTGAGGTCACTTCTTAAGCTCTATGTTGTTTCCAATGGTTAGCttgtttttcaataaaatagtTGCTTCTCTTGGTCATTGCAATTCAATGATAAACATCTCAAAAACACTGTTGGAAAGATGTTGATCTGTGGTGAAGTCATTTCATCATCTGCAGGTTGTGCTACCTGCTCTGAGACAAATGTTTCATGCATCATGATTCACATACTCGAACCATCAAAATGAGATTCAAATGATTGTTATCAATCGAACTCTTGTGACTGTAGACTGTATTCCCTGGATAAATGATTAAATCATGATGTTTTGTTAGACCCCGAAGCaaaaacaagcacattttaatttcacgtgtggtgaaaagaaaaaactgccCAGCAATATGAAAACATTGATTAGCAGGGTGTGAACCATTATTGATCCATATAATACATATTTAGTATGTATTAGTACTGACGAGCAACTATATGCCTGCGTGTACTATAATTTGTAGCATTTCATaatcatgtctttttttttctttttttttttaaatcagtcaGCATGAGTACATTCCAGTTTTGACTTGACCAGTTGCGATGACGATAATGCCTCAAGTCGAGTTGTCTCGACCTGACACATTTACTGCTTTGATTTTTCTAAATCCAACAGGTGCACTTTATAAAGATCACATGACATGTCCAATGGTTTTGGGGAGTGAGAATGATAGGCGTAGCCGACCATTGTTAAATTGTACAGATAAATGTGTGATATTTTTGACCACTGCTACCATTTTTGTACTTAATGCAGTTTGTGATTGCCATTGTGACAGACTTAAATCTTGCCTCTGTTAATCTTTTATGCACATtgtaaaatcttttatgcacaTTGTATCGTATCTGTATGCTCAGATATCTAGCCCGTCTCTTACAAGTGTATCCTTATACAGACAACTTTACATAAAGATCATTTAAAACAATCTTttcttcaccccccccccccccccacccccttgtCGTTTTTGTGAAGTATAACCCAGTTATGCTCGTTGTCCATTTTTGAAACTATTCAAGTGAAGAGCAGGAGACTGCATGCATCGAGCAGTCATCATACTCCTGCAGGTTGGGGTTCTCCCTGGCTGCAGATGGATcttccacacaaacacaacggTACCCACTAGCACCTGCAGAAAATAGTTTTCGAGGAACACCTGTCCAGCTTCGTTCAACTCCACCACTGgtgaaaagagaaaaggtCCATCATAACATTGCATCTCAGTAATATTTGTACATGCTCAAAGTGTTTATTTACCTTTTGGTGGAGCACCAGACCCTCCCTCCCCTTGCAGAGCTCCACTCCGAGTTACAGGCAGGGAAGCGAAGCATGTCCGCCTCTGTCTTGGCTTTGAGTTGCTGGCCCGTTGCAAGCAATGACTCAACGTGTAATAGAAACTCTGTGGGCTTTCCACTTTCAGAATAGAACCGTCCTATGAGCAAACCTGAAAACATGCAGAAGTCAGTGGGTGCATTCACAATTGAAAATATTAGACAGTTGTCTCATTTATTGTCAATGACAAAACTGTTATTGGAACGGGTAAGCTATAAAATTAGTCTGGCTAGCGAGAGTAATTGATTATTTCTGTAACCACTAATCTTGCATTGGATGAAAATTAGACAAGCTTGCAGTCTTAAGTTTTCCTGGCGCCCTGCTAATGCCAAGCTCCATCTGGAGTGCTGCTTTGCAAAGTAGAGGAAGGAGGAGACAAAACAAGTGTTTCATTATCTGCAAAAGCCTtttcagaaatatatattttttaaatatatattcaaaTTTCTGGACACATCTATTATGGACTGAACATGCACAATCAGAGCAATTACACACCTACAGTTTGGTAGGTCTTCTGATAGAAGAGCAGCCAGTCAAACAGAGCTACCACCTGCAATGGTGACAAACTGGACACATCATCTGTCAAGCCATTTTCTGTAAAATCGCCCGTGATGAAGCCCAGTGATGCATCTTTACCTGGGTGGAATAAACAGCCAGCATACTGTATAAACATCATTTTGACCAATTTAATGGAATTTGATACAATAATAgcatgacaaaaaacatgtaGTACTAAATATAGTAGGGAAATACAGTTGGTTAGATCATTTTGATAGTCAATGTTTATCCAACACAGTATATAAAACGTGCAGTGGAATATTTAGTTTTGCAAGCAATTATTACTATGTGCATTAAAGGCTCAAGAAACAAGGAAATTCGAAATCACCTGCCATAAAATGATATGCACCACCAGGCCCATAATGTTTGAGGCCACTATGTACGTCAAATACCTGGCCTAATATTGCCAGGTAAATACCCTTGCTTCCTTCTCCGCCGTTATATAACGCCAATTCTTGACTATTCAAAAGTCGCGTAGGTGGCCCCTGAGTTGATTTGCTTTCTGAATATAACGACCACTGGCGAGGGCAAAAAAATACAGCCAAGAACGCCGATAACAACGCCAGCAATGCATAGCAGAgcatattgttttatttgccgtgcagcatttttgttaaaatgaaaaagccaTCGGCTCCCTTGCAGGTGCTTCCgtaaacgaagaagaaaacgcgcatgcgcaaaCGACTAAACAACGTTTCAGGCAGGCACACGAATTACTGTACGTCAATGCGGTAGTAGTCTAGGCTAGTAGAGAGAATTGTTCGCAAATTGCCCCTCTGTGGGCCGTAAGGATTAAATCGGCAAAATCTAAACCGAAGCAATCATGGGCAACGCAGAGAGCGGCGGAGGTGGAGGCAGCTGCGACGACGAAGACATGGGAACGGAGAGCCCCGGATTGGCGGAAGACAGCCCGGCCTCTGCAGCCACTGGTGTCGGAGGCACCGGTCCGGGGAGAGGCGGAAAACGATTAGCGAAGAATATCTCCGTGCCCACCGTTGGGCCGCCGAGCCCCGACGTGTTCTTCGAACAAGCGAAACTAAGAGAAGCGGCGGCTCGTATTAGCGACTCAGGAGTCGTCATCCGAGAGTCTATTCTGGCAGGGAACGAGGGAGTCCTGGTCCGATGGCTGGAGGAGCGGTTAAACCGTGGAGAAGAATCCGTCAATGTTGAACAGTTTTGTGAGATGTTGGAAAGCAGAGATGCCCCCAGAGATGAATGCGAAGAGGTATAAGCTTGAATACCATGGCTGCATATCTGCACTGGGTCTTTCACATACTGGATGTGCACTCAGcaaaatcaatattgaaaCAATAGAATTACTTACTGTTGACTGTCAGAAAGGAATACTTTTGGATAACTGCATTGCATGCAGAAACACCTCCCAGTCCATGACACCATGAGCTGattctatttgtattttttttcatgcaggGAACCAAAATATGACAATCACATCTAATGGTTTTTGTAGTGCATGCCATCCCTGTAAGCTACAATCACAGATTGTTACATGAGTACTACACttatgtcaatcaaaactttGGTTGTCATTGACATAGTTTTGTATTGAGCCCTGATGTTACAGTAATGTCTCTTTCAAAACTCTTTTTATAATAACTTTCTTTCAGTTAAATTGCCATCACACCTTTTAATTAACTTAAGAGTGCAATGTCGTGATTAGCAGGTGTACCCTGCTTTTTAATCCAAAGTTTGGAATGAATACAATATTGTTGTCGTTGCCACTTTTACTAAGCAGTTTCATTGTCAGTGCTGTTTGAACTTTGACcgcttttattcaaacaaagAATGTGAATGAATGGTCCTATTGGTAAATGAGTTCTTTGGTCTAAAAGTAGCTTTGTTGGCGTGTACTGTAGATGGAATGCCACTGTGATGCTTCAAAGGATGGTTGTTGTACGGCAAAGCCATCTACCACTTTCTAGATCATCCCTTTTCTGAATATTATTTAGTAAAGTAGATTAGATTTATGACGCACCTTACTACTGATATCAAATCTCACCAAGTGCTCTGCTTATCTCCGTCTTAGGCCTTTGGACAGTTTGATGCCGAGGGGGATGGGGTGGTGGATGTCGAGAGCATGCTGATTACTCTTAAGAACTCCAATGGAGCTAATCTACGGGGAGAGCTGAGTCATGTGATAAGGCAGCTGCAGGCGTGCTCCCTAACCCCAGGTATGTTCACGCGTGTACGCcattcaacacaaacaaacgtgGATTTGAATATGATGCCTTTGTGTTGCACAGGTTTTGTTGACATATTCTCCAAGACCAAAGACAGGTTGGGGGCACATGCTTTCAAGATCCTGAAATTTTTGCACAGGAATCATATTCCCAGCAGTGCTATCCCTTTCCCCATTTTAGACGGCTACAACAGTATCTGCACCATGAGGTCCAGCGTGGTCCAAGACTTCTTGGAGTTCCTCTTGCAACGGGAAAAAGGTGAGCAGCACCCTTTGATGAGAAGCGTTTGGAGAAATTTAATCATATTAATCCACACATATCCAGATCTAGATATTCAGTACAGAGCAGAACTGGACCGTGACCCAGATGTGGACAAGGTGAAGGTGGTCACACAGTGCTACAGCACGATAGAAGCTTCGTCCAACGTTGCCGATGTTTACAAGATGACAAACGGAGAAACGTCATCCTTCTGGCAGTCTGACGGCAGCGCACGCTCACACTGGATAAGGCAAGCGCATTGAATTCCATTCAAGGCTTTCCACATGATTTGACTTGGCCCGTTCAGATGTTGACGTTTGTCGCCTTTCGGGTTCTCAGATTGAAACTGAAACCGGACGTGGTTTTGAGGCGGCTGGCCGTCGCCGTGGCAGCCAACGACCACAGTTACATGCCTCAGCTGATCTCAGTCATGGTGGGAAAAAATCTGCACTCCTTAGACAAGATCCGAGACGTCCGCATCCCCAGCAATGTGACGGGCTACGTGGCACTCTTGGAGAATGCCAACATCACACACCCATGTGAGTCGTCGTACCTGTCGGATGAGCTCATGTCGCAATCGTTGAAATGCCCTTTTAGAAAACCTATTTTTGAGAATGCGATTCAGAATGGCACCTTTTGTTCTTAATGTCAACTGGCCACAAAATCATGTGTTTAGTAAGAGCAAGCTGAGTGAGGACAGGATGAAGGCAGACTGGAATGAGGTGGTTGGAAGCGAGAGCAATCACGCCGTTTTGAAAAGAACTTTGCAGGGCTCTTGATCTTCCATCATTTGTTATGTGCCTGTAACTCATTTGTTAACGAACGATCCGAAGCCTGACTTTTGCGAAGACTCATCATTCTCAATCGGCGAAGTGTAACGTTTGATATGCCAAGCTTCATTTCGCACGGTGAATGTCAAAGCAGTTCAGCATCTCTACATTGCACGTTCCATCGTCAGCGTGTTGACAGCGTCGTGTGTTCCTCAACCCGCAGACATCCAAATTAACATTAAGCGGTGCCTGAGCGATGGCTGTGACACACGGATTCATGGTTTGAAGACGCTGGGCTATCAGATTACCAAGAATAAAGAGGTGTCTGTCTCAGATGCTTCAGCCATCTGGTACCTGTCACTCCTCACCTCCTTGGTCACAGCCTCGATGGAGACCAACCCTGCACTGGCTCAGACCGTGCTTCAGAGCACTCAGTAAgacactattttatttttacttattGGGAATTTCGGACAGATTTGAATGGAGTATGTCGCTCCTTTTCCCAGGAAAGCATTACAACACATGCCACCATTATCTCTTACACCATCATCCACCAAGTTCCCCAAGTTCTTCTCTTCGAACATCCTCGAGGAGGTGGATGCTTTTCTCCTCAGGATAGCAGAGTAAGGCTTCCATCATCACACTCGCGGAACACGACCTCATCGAGCTGATGAAGCTGATGGCGTCGCACGAGAGAGAGACAGGCTAAAAATCAATACTGTGCCTTAGTGGGCTGATGAGCCACTCCATCAATTGCACATACAGTATTGTTGCATCACCCAAAAGGCCTCATGGATTTTTCGACTTATGTTATACACGTAATATATTCCAGTATACGCTGTTTCTGTAATGTCTTCAATTTTGATGTGCTGGAATAATTATTTCTGCTATACTTTAAACCTCTGAGCTTTTACAAACCACATCAGGATAtaactaactttttttttcccctaattaAATGcccatatttgtcattttgaaccTGGATAGTTGCTGTGTGAGTCCTGACGCAGAGCAGACCCTCCTCGCCTTCGCTCTGGCCAGAGGCAGCGTGGCCAAAGTCCTCCAAGCTCTTTCCTGCATCAGTGACCACTTGGAGACAGAATACAAGGCCTCCTCCCTCATCGCGTCAATGGCCACCGTTCGTCTGCAACTCCTTTATCGAAATGGTAATGTGAATTCAGTGGatgtcaaaaaaatatatatccatccatatatatttttttcaattcaca
The sequence above is drawn from the Syngnathus acus chromosome 14, fSynAcu1.2, whole genome shotgun sequence genome and encodes:
- the ankfy1 gene encoding rabankyrin-5 translates to MAEEEVAKLQKHLALLRQEYVKMQQKLADTERRCAVLAAQVSVQGPTSPASADTFISRLLDIVSDLYQQEQYSDLRVKIAGSQLSAHKFVLAARSDVWSLANMAATSELDLSDCKAEVATAMLRWAYTDDLELSEDDAFLIDLMKLANRFQLQMLRERCEKGVMSSVNVRNCIRFYQTAEELNATTLMNYCGEIIASHWDDLRKEDFSTMSAQLLYKMIKSKTDYPLHKAIKVEREDVVFLYLIEMDAQLPGKLNELDNNGDLALDLALHRKLESIATTLVNNKADVDMVDQSGWSLLHKAIQRGDEFASVFLIRHAAQVNAATVGAVETPLHLVCSFSPKKHSTEVMSGMAQIAEALLKSGANPNMQNSKGRTPLHEAVSSGNEPVFNQLLQCKQLDLELKDHEGSTALWLALQYITVSADTSVNPFEDDAPVENGTSFDENSFAAQLIQRGSNPDAPDTSTGNCLMQRAACAANEAAALFLATHGAKVNHINKWGESPLHTACRFGLASLTAELLQQGANPNLQTLKSLPDDTLGVAAQTPLHMAIAHNHPDVVSVILEQKANAIHASNNFQIIPDFSLKDSMDQTVLGLALWTGMHTIAAQLLGSGASINDTMSSGQTLLHMAIQRQDSKSALFLLEHQADINIRTQEGQTALQLAISNQLPLVVDAICTRGADMSVVDDKGDPPLWLALENGMEDIASTLVRHGCDATCWSKGPSGCQQTLLHRAVDENNEVTACFLIRSGCDVNSPRRPGPNGEGEEEARDGQMPLHLASSWGLEEVVQCLLEFGANVNTQDAEGRTPIHAAISNQHSVIIQLLISHPDIRLNIRDRQGMTPFACAMTHKNNKAAEAILKREPGAAEQVDNKGRNFLHVAVQNSDIESVLFLISVQANVNSRVQDAAKLTPLHLAVQAGSEIIVRNLLLAGAQVNELTKHRQTALHLAAQQDLATICSVLLENGIDFAAEDENGNNALHLAVMHGRLNNIRSLLTESNVDAEAFNLRGQSPMHVLGHYGKENAAAIFELFLECMPEYPLDKPDNEGNTVLLLAYMKGNANLCRAIVRAGARLGINNNQSINIFNYQVATKQLLFRLLDMLSKEPPWCDGSNCYECVAKFGVTTRKHHCRHCGRLLCHKCSIKEIPIIKFDLNKPVRVCDICFDVLTLGGVS
- the LOC119133383 gene encoding neuferricin encodes the protein MLCYALLALLSAFLAVFFCPRQWSLYSESKSTQGPPTRLLNSQELALYNGGEGSKGIYLAILGQVFDVHSGLKHYGPGGAYHFMAGKDASLGFITGDFTENGLTDDVSSLSPLQVVALFDWLLFYQKTYQTVGLLIGRFYSESGKPTEFLLHVESLLATGQQLKAKTEADMLRFPACNSEWSSARGGRVWCSTKSGGVERSWTGVPRKLFSAGASGYRCVCVEDPSAARENPNLQEYDDCSMHAVSCSSLE